A stretch of Sulfurimonas xiamenensis DNA encodes these proteins:
- a CDS encoding FAD-dependent thymidylate synthase → MENMYGIKYSKPEVVLMQDTGIGVAEAAARTCYDSFENSENEVIRYIENHMPDSSACQKINKIEESSLLNDLAWTYFHHSILEHANLSFLIRGTSRGVLQEHARHRIQAISVRSTRYTMSSVINAFVASQTTEDREFFIKKVLGFDMFVTCDEEYNKIEIDAMYEKLKYQSKMLEDFNSIAVAKSSLPFLEEFKGNPDALFKALESGKKKRNVGDAFKHIISDNVKVDMIVTFNLRSLKNYFTLRDSGAAYFQIRWLAQEMMRKTPSKYLDLIIKKG, encoded by the coding sequence ATGGAAAATATGTATGGCATAAAGTATTCAAAACCTGAAGTAGTTTTAATGCAAGATACTGGCATAGGCGTAGCTGAAGCAGCGGCAAGAACTTGTTATGATTCATTTGAAAATAGTGAAAATGAAGTTATAAGATATATTGAAAATCATATGCCTGATAGTTCTGCATGCCAAAAAATAAATAAGATTGAGGAATCAAGTCTATTAAATGATTTGGCTTGGACATACTTTCATCACTCTATTTTAGAGCATGCAAATTTAAGTTTTTTGATAAGAGGAACTTCTAGAGGTGTACTTCAAGAACATGCAAGACATCGTATACAAGCGATTTCTGTTAGAAGTACACGCTATACTATGAGTTCTGTAATAAATGCTTTTGTTGCTTCACAAACAACTGAGGACAGAGAATTTTTTATAAAAAAAGTTTTAGGTTTTGATATGTTTGTTACATGTGATGAGGAGTATAACAAAATCGAAATTGATGCTATGTATGAGAAATTAAAATATCAATCAAAAATGCTTGAAGATTTCAATAGTATTGCTGTAGCAAAAAGTTCATTGCCTTTTTTAGAAGAGTTTAAAGGCAATCCGGATGCACTTTTTAAAGCGCTTGAGAGTGGAAAAAAGAAGCGTAATGTTGGAGATGCTTTTAAACATATTATAAGTGATAATGTAAAAGTTGATATGATTGTAACATTTAATCTTAGAAGCTTAAAAAACTATTTTACACTTAGAGACAGTGGTGCTGCCTATTTTCAGATAAGATGGCTGGCTCAGGAGATGATGAGAAAAACACCATCAAAATATTTAGATCTAATAATTAAAAAAGGTTAA
- the dnaG gene encoding DNA primase, whose translation MIDKDSIEALKARLDIVDVVGSYIELRKAGANYKAPCPFHDEKTASFVVSPAKQIYHCFGCLPPYQKIMTTLGYKEIKDVMVGDKVFAANGVLTEVIERVYHTSEFDILAFKTSLSAKESCFTQNHDMLVIKKEDAVSELPYLRVEKSRPLKFYGRIKKTKRNYSFTIKREFANDVRVGDYFLYPKNRQTVTKEYLDVSSFWEKNNFGPNVQRIEKITLDRDFMWLAGLYVAEGSTYRGGIKFSISSTEEKYAKEIIRIVKKLFNKEAKLFYTKNRKNSLEVTISSTNLEYIFLELFGKGAKNKHYPFWFNSLSDELKESLFMGLMDGDGCYARNTYDTISQTLADEIIDLAISLGKIPSCRVSKSFVDKKGVNHKQSYKIYFKKRESTESFFEYIDGVEYLFIKVKEIKNIGKEDLVYDITVKDKTHTFLSNHFGVGNCGAGGDSIKFIMEYEKLSYPEALEKLASSYNFSLTYSDSKNNKPRSQLMDKINEWYQYLFTKNPQARSYIKERGIYESSIEKFGIGYAPDSNSTINYIKSQLFNMSEAVEMGVVGYDGGRNFARFIERITFPIHSANGTIVGFGGRTITGHQAKYINSPETPIFNKSRLLYAYHHAKQTVYKTKQIIITEGYLDVIMLHQAGFTNAVATLGTALTPEHLPFLRKGEPEVIMAYDGDKAGRAAALKASKLLSASGFNGGVVIFKEGLDPADMVKNGAVEELADMFRTPQPFIEFVLNEILSLYNLFDPKAKEACMQEAVGYLKTLSPILQDKYKTYLAQRLGINPSFVKLTNQTNTNRSVSDNSRHRDMWELSLIKTVLEYPEFIDQILDVLNPSLLQFHSSEFALALQGKVDEPALMAILIDEKILPFKNEEVLKSELIAFLTKHYEREYKKINLKTDISFEEKAFYIRKLRGKISQLKRGEL comes from the coding sequence ATGATTGATAAAGATTCTATAGAAGCCCTAAAGGCACGCCTTGATATTGTTGATGTTGTAGGTTCGTATATAGAGCTTAGAAAAGCCGGTGCCAACTATAAAGCTCCATGCCCTTTTCATGATGAAAAAACGGCTTCATTTGTAGTAAGTCCCGCTAAACAGATATATCACTGTTTTGGTTGCCTTCCTCCATACCAAAAAATAATGACCACACTTGGATACAAAGAGATAAAGGATGTAATGGTAGGTGATAAAGTTTTTGCTGCAAATGGAGTTTTAACAGAAGTGATTGAGCGAGTGTATCATACAAGTGAGTTTGATATTCTAGCTTTTAAAACATCTCTTAGTGCAAAAGAGTCTTGTTTTACGCAAAACCATGATATGTTGGTTATTAAAAAAGAGGATGCAGTTAGCGAACTGCCATACTTAAGAGTAGAGAAAAGTAGACCTCTAAAGTTTTATGGACGAATAAAAAAAACGAAAAGAAATTATAGTTTCACGATTAAAAGAGAGTTTGCTAATGATGTAAGAGTAGGTGATTACTTTTTATATCCAAAGAATCGTCAAACAGTTACAAAAGAGTATTTAGATGTTTCATCTTTTTGGGAGAAGAATAATTTTGGACCAAATGTTCAAAGGATAGAAAAAATAACACTAGATAGAGACTTTATGTGGCTTGCAGGTTTATATGTAGCTGAAGGTAGTACATATAGAGGTGGTATAAAATTTTCTATTTCATCTACTGAAGAAAAGTATGCTAAAGAGATAATAAGAATAGTAAAAAAATTATTCAACAAAGAAGCAAAACTTTTCTATACAAAAAATAGAAAAAACTCCCTCGAAGTTACCATATCTAGTACAAATTTAGAATATATTTTTCTAGAGTTATTTGGTAAAGGTGCCAAAAATAAGCACTATCCATTTTGGTTTAATTCTTTATCTGATGAACTTAAAGAGTCTTTGTTTATGGGATTAATGGATGGAGATGGATGTTATGCTAGAAATACTTATGACACTATAAGCCAAACTCTTGCAGATGAAATAATTGACTTAGCAATATCTCTTGGTAAGATACCATCTTGTAGGGTCTCAAAATCATTCGTTGATAAAAAAGGTGTTAATCATAAACAATCCTATAAGATATATTTTAAAAAAAGAGAGTCAACAGAGAGTTTTTTTGAGTATATTGATGGAGTAGAATATCTGTTTATAAAAGTTAAAGAGATAAAAAATATTGGAAAAGAAGATTTAGTATATGATATAACAGTTAAAGATAAAACACATACTTTTCTATCGAACCATTTCGGAGTTGGCAATTGTGGTGCCGGCGGTGACAGTATAAAATTTATTATGGAGTATGAAAAACTCTCTTATCCCGAAGCATTAGAAAAACTTGCTTCTTCATATAATTTTTCTCTTACTTACAGTGACAGCAAAAATAATAAACCTCGCTCACAGCTTATGGACAAAATTAATGAGTGGTATCAATATTTGTTTACTAAAAATCCTCAAGCACGCTCTTATATAAAAGAGCGAGGCATTTATGAGAGCAGCATTGAAAAATTTGGTATTGGATATGCACCGGACTCCAACTCAACGATAAACTATATAAAATCTCAACTTTTCAATATGAGCGAAGCTGTAGAGATGGGTGTTGTAGGTTATGACGGCGGAAGAAATTTTGCAAGATTTATAGAGCGCATAACATTTCCGATTCATTCTGCAAACGGAACTATTGTCGGTTTTGGCGGCAGAACCATAACCGGGCATCAGGCAAAGTATATAAATTCTCCAGAAACACCGATTTTTAATAAATCCCGTCTTCTTTATGCTTATCACCATGCAAAACAAACAGTTTACAAAACAAAACAGATAATTATAACAGAAGGATATCTTGATGTTATTATGCTTCATCAAGCCGGTTTTACAAATGCAGTTGCTACTTTGGGAACAGCGCTGACTCCTGAGCATCTGCCGTTTTTGAGAAAGGGAGAGCCGGAAGTTATTATGGCATATGATGGAGATAAAGCAGGACGAGCAGCTGCACTCAAAGCATCAAAACTTTTAAGTGCCAGCGGATTTAACGGCGGCGTTGTTATTTTTAAAGAAGGCTTAGATCCTGCAGATATGGTAAAAAATGGTGCAGTTGAAGAGTTGGCAGATATGTTTAGAACACCCCAGCCATTTATCGAATTTGTCTTAAATGAGATTTTATCACTCTATAATCTTTTTGATCCAAAAGCCAAAGAAGCTTGTATGCAAGAAGCGGTAGGATATCTTAAAACCCTCTCTCCTATACTTCAAGACAAATACAAAACATACTTAGCACAACGATTAGGAATCAACCCTTCATTTGTTAAATTGACAAATCAAACAAACACTAACAGATCTGTTAGTGATAACAGTCGTCATAGAGATATGTGGGAGCTTAGTCTTATAAAAACAGTTTTAGAGTATCCGGAATTTATAGATCAGATACTTGATGTTTTAAATCCTTCACTTTTACAGTTTCACTCATCTGAGTTTGCTTTGGCACTTCAGGGAAAAGTAGATGAGCCTGCTCTTATGGCAATATTGATAGATGAAAAGATACTTCCATTTAAAAATGAAGAGGTACTAAAATCAGAACTTATAGCATTTTTAACAAAACATTATGAACGGGAATATAAAAAGATAAATCTGAAAACAGATATCTCTTTTGAAGAAAAAGCTTTTTATATCCGTAAACTTAGAGGAAAAATTTCACAATTAAAGCGCGGAGAACTTTAA
- a CDS encoding carbon-nitrogen hydrolase family protein, protein MTTSKKSRYKLCSLLFETTDNYSTNLQTLLDLINKTSEKSIIVAPEVCLTGFDYENYDKALEFSLEADEKIKSASKDKIIILTMLEKREGKIFNITKIFFNGEIVHERAKAKLFRFGDEHKYMHEGSSDNIKIVEIDGIKIGILICFELRFKEFWKKLEGCDIIAVPSWWGVLRSEHFKVLTQALAIINQCYVIASDSQNNECTKMSGIITPHGEDKRNKNKSCLEIKYDKKEITSMRRYMDVGIG, encoded by the coding sequence ATGACGACTTCTAAGAAGAGTAGATACAAGCTCTGCTCGCTTCTTTTTGAAACCACTGACAACTATAGTACTAATCTGCAAACACTTTTGGATTTGATAAATAAGACATCCGAAAAATCTATTATTGTTGCTCCTGAAGTCTGTTTAACCGGTTTTGATTATGAAAATTATGATAAAGCGTTAGAGTTTAGTCTTGAGGCAGATGAGAAGATCAAAAGTGCTTCAAAAGATAAAATAATAATTCTAACAATGCTTGAAAAAAGAGAAGGCAAAATATTTAATATTACCAAAATCTTTTTTAACGGCGAAATTGTCCATGAAAGAGCAAAAGCAAAACTTTTTCGTTTTGGAGATGAACATAAATATATGCATGAAGGAAGTAGTGATAATATTAAAATAGTTGAGATTGACGGTATAAAGATAGGTATCTTAATCTGTTTTGAACTTCGTTTTAAAGAGTTTTGGAAAAAACTTGAAGGGTGTGATATTATTGCAGTTCCATCTTGGTGGGGTGTACTTAGAAGTGAACATTTTAAAGTTTTAACCCAGGCATTGGCAATTATAAATCAGTGTTATGTTATAGCAAGCGATTCTCAAAACAATGAGTGCACAAAAATGAGCGGGATTATAACTCCTCATGGTGAAGATAAGAGAAATAAAAATAAAAGTTGTTTAGAGATTAAATATGATAAAAAAGAGATCACTTCAATGAGAAGATATATGGATGTTGGAATTGGATAG
- a CDS encoding PhnA domain-containing protein, which yields MSVEKELEARSGGVCELCGSSEGLSVLEVAPSDGSAEQSIYVCSTCRDQIENPENMDETHFNCLNDSMWSEVPAVAVMSYRVLNALGRQDLIDMMYMEDDIKAWADAGLKSQLNSAVVKDSNGVVLNAGDSVVIIKDLEVKGAGFTAKRGTTVKNITIPQDVPDHVEGRVNGTKIYLKTEFLKKV from the coding sequence ATGAGTGTAGAAAAAGAGTTAGAGGCTAGAAGCGGCGGTGTTTGTGAGTTATGCGGAAGTAGTGAAGGTCTTAGTGTTTTAGAAGTTGCACCTTCTGATGGAAGTGCAGAACAATCCATATATGTATGTTCAACCTGCAGAGATCAGATAGAAAATCCTGAAAATATGGATGAGACACATTTTAATTGTCTTAATGACAGTATGTGGAGCGAAGTTCCTGCTGTTGCAGTTATGTCATATAGAGTGTTAAACGCTCTTGGCAGACAAGATTTGATTGATATGATGTATATGGAAGATGATATAAAAGCCTGGGCTGACGCCGGTTTAAAAAGTCAATTAAACAGTGCGGTTGTAAAAGATTCTAACGGTGTTGTGCTAAACGCAGGCGACAGCGTTGTTATTATCAAGGATTTAGAAGTTAAAGGTGCAGGTTTTACTGCAAAAAGAGGAACAACTGTTAAAAACATTACAATTCCTCAGGATGTACCTGATCATGTAGAGGGTCGTGTGAATGGAACGAAGATTTACTTAAAAACAGAGTTTTTGAAAAAAGTATAA
- a CDS encoding helix-turn-helix domain-containing protein, with protein MSNKLLTDEQRELYSLMLPQYGAVLSQNDASKCLKKSLATLYRMREQGIGPSYKKLDSKSKNGTVVYPLQEIVRYLTESNIQTA; from the coding sequence ATGAGTAATAAATTACTTACAGACGAACAGAGAGAGCTTTATAGCTTGATGTTACCACAGTATGGAGCGGTACTAAGCCAGAATGATGCTTCAAAGTGCTTAAAGAAGTCGTTAGCGACACTTTACAGAATGAGAGAGCAGGGAATCGGACCGAGTTATAAAAAGCTTGATAGTAAGTCTAAAAACGGCACGGTGGTTTATCCACTCCAAGAGATTGTTAGATACTTGACTGAATCTAATATCCAAACGGCTTGA
- a CDS encoding deoxyguanosinetriphosphate triphosphohydrolase family protein produces the protein MKPENRFYQIIDDFRNPYARDRDRIIHSGSFRKLEYKTQVFLNQEGDFFRTRLTHSIEVSQIARSITSHLGLNESLAEAIALSHDLGHTPFGHIGGDTLDESLKNDGYANGFEHNFQSFRVVSSLEKRYNGFNGLNLTFATLEGILKHSYPYKKSFLPPIIHEQFNLDTHPSIEAMVVDRADEIAYVTHDIDDGINSGLITFDDLKESQLIQEILNKVNEEGVSEQEEEIFRYRFVSHLINHLVYSLIEYSKEKVDNSKILCATIESKTKLPVGFDLKLESEIKKLKKLLFTKLYQHKDIMIKMYAGKQAIKGLYNGLKEEPKMMPLFYRSQLDSKNKHRVIADYIASMSDRHALSFYNEMYGKL, from the coding sequence ATGAAACCCGAAAATAGATTTTATCAAATAATTGATGATTTTAGAAATCCGTATGCAAGGGACAGAGACAGAATAATTCACTCCGGCAGCTTTAGAAAATTAGAGTATAAAACACAGGTTTTTTTAAATCAAGAGGGCGATTTTTTTCGTACGCGTCTTACACACTCTATAGAGGTTTCCCAAATTGCCCGCTCTATTACCTCCCATTTGGGACTTAATGAATCATTGGCAGAAGCAATAGCGCTTTCACATGATTTGGGGCATACCCCTTTTGGGCATATTGGCGGAGATACGCTTGATGAGTCTCTTAAAAACGATGGCTATGCAAATGGTTTTGAACATAATTTTCAAAGCTTTAGAGTCGTATCTTCATTAGAGAAGAGATATAACGGTTTTAACGGTTTAAATCTTACATTTGCCACATTGGAGGGAATCTTAAAACACTCCTATCCCTATAAAAAAAGTTTTTTACCACCTATAATTCATGAACAGTTTAATTTAGATACTCATCCAAGCATAGAAGCGATGGTTGTTGATCGTGCCGATGAGATAGCTTATGTGACTCATGATATAGATGACGGTATAAATTCAGGTTTAATTACATTTGATGATCTCAAAGAGAGCCAGCTGATACAAGAGATTTTAAATAAAGTAAATGAAGAGGGTGTGTCAGAACAAGAGGAGGAGATATTTAGGTATCGTTTTGTTTCACATCTTATCAATCATCTAGTTTATTCGCTTATTGAGTACTCAAAAGAGAAGGTTGATAACTCTAAAATACTCTGTGCAACTATTGAAAGCAAAACTAAGCTCCCTGTAGGTTTTGATTTAAAACTTGAATCTGAGATAAAAAAGCTTAAAAAACTGCTTTTTACAAAACTTTATCAACATAAAGATATTATGATTAAAATGTATGCCGGAAAACAAGCTATTAAAGGTCTTTATAATGGTCTTAAAGAAGAGCCTAAGATGATGCCTTTGTTTTACCGTTCACAGTTAGATAGTAAAAATAAACATAGAGTAATTGCTGATTATATAGCTTCAATGAGCGATAGACATGCGTTGTCATTTTATAATGAGATGTACGGGAAATTGTAG
- a CDS encoding protein-L-isoaspartate(D-aspartate) O-methyltransferase, whose product MLELDRITATKTAKLAEDCHKIFSLSDNVKNAIAKTNREEFVPSGFKHNAYKLDALPMGSAQWISSPLTVAKMTEYLKPKGADRVLEIGCGSGYQAAVLSHLFRGVFTIERIEPLILEAKLRFRKLGVSNIHTRLDDGQNGWIQYAPYDRILFSATANEIPVKIFEQLCDGGILVAPMQVGSKQIITRFKKTGTTLQKEELEECDFVPILNGIQK is encoded by the coding sequence ATGTTGGAATTGGATAGAATTACTGCAACAAAAACTGCAAAATTGGCTGAGGATTGTCATAAAATATTTTCACTTAGTGATAATGTGAAAAATGCAATTGCTAAAACAAACAGAGAGGAGTTTGTACCCTCGGGTTTTAAACACAATGCCTATAAATTAGATGCTCTGCCAATGGGTTCTGCTCAATGGATAAGTTCGCCTTTGACGGTTGCTAAAATGACTGAGTATCTTAAACCAAAAGGTGCAGACAGAGTTTTGGAGATAGGCTGCGGTAGTGGATATCAGGCGGCAGTTTTATCGCACCTTTTTCGCGGTGTATTTACCATAGAGAGAATTGAGCCGTTAATATTAGAGGCAAAATTACGCTTTAGAAAGTTAGGTGTAAGCAATATTCATACACGGCTTGATGATGGACAAAACGGCTGGATTCAGTATGCTCCATATGACAGAATTCTTTTTTCTGCAACTGCAAATGAGATACCTGTGAAAATTTTTGAACAACTTTGTGATGGCGGAATTTTAGTAGCACCAATGCAAGTAGGCTCAAAACAGATTATTACTCGTTTTAAAAAAACAGGAACAACTTTGCAAAAAGAGGAGCTTGAAGAGTGTGATTTTGTCCCCATTTTAAATGGAATTCAGAAGTAA
- a CDS encoding tyrosine-type recombinase/integrase has product MVKTKKTGVYYNLLEDKDKVFYFNYKDINDLDKNSKPKLKWVKIGNYSEGIREANAVTLRNEQLSKMKHGEDITIIATKKKKEIVTFDDLAQTYFKDKKSTPNRMSRYNTHIKGAIGNKDIHKISKESIEKLLKDVEAKGLSNQTLNSIKELISTIYNHHIKKYDLVIINPCIKIERYNIDNNRERYLSLSEIKQLKEIIKDDFLVSLFVDLSLQTGGRFETILHIQKKDINLASETVTLKNLKTKSTYTGHLQKEFLESIKEYLQKLSINDYVVSFKDAHDTKLTQRQIQHRIKPLLDKLFNKGLDTKDAKNRAVIHTFRHTFASHLAINGVPIFTIKELMNHAKIEQTIRYAKLSPENGKNAVQGLYR; this is encoded by the coding sequence ATGGTTAAAACAAAAAAAACGGGTGTTTATTACAATCTCTTAGAAGATAAGGATAAAGTCTTTTATTTCAACTACAAAGATATAAATGATTTAGATAAAAACTCAAAGCCAAAACTCAAATGGGTAAAAATAGGAAATTATTCAGAAGGGATAAGAGAGGCTAACGCCGTTACACTTAGAAATGAACAACTATCCAAGATGAAGCACGGGGAAGATATAACCATAATTGCAACTAAGAAAAAAAAAGAGATAGTTACCTTTGATGATTTAGCACAAACATACTTCAAAGATAAAAAAAGCACTCCAAACCGAATGAGTCGTTACAATACTCATATAAAAGGAGCAATCGGTAACAAAGATATACACAAAATAAGCAAAGAGAGCATAGAGAAGCTTTTAAAAGATGTTGAAGCAAAGGGATTATCAAACCAGACTCTAAACAGCATTAAAGAGCTTATAAGCACGATATACAATCATCATATAAAAAAGTATGACTTAGTGATAATCAATCCTTGCATAAAAATAGAGAGATACAATATTGATAACAATAGAGAGAGATATTTATCTTTATCGGAAATCAAACAGCTCAAAGAAATCATAAAAGATGATTTTTTAGTGAGTCTCTTTGTAGATTTATCATTACAGACGGGCGGTCGCTTTGAAACAATCTTGCATATACAAAAAAAAGATATTAACTTAGCAAGTGAAACGGTTACGCTCAAAAATCTAAAAACAAAAAGTACCTACACGGGACACTTGCAAAAAGAGTTTTTAGAGTCAATAAAAGAATACTTGCAAAAACTAAGCATAAATGATTATGTAGTTAGCTTCAAAGATGCACACGATACAAAACTCACACAAAGACAAATACAGCATAGAATCAAGCCGTTGTTAGATAAATTGTTTAACAAAGGACTTGATACAAAAGATGCAAAAAATAGAGCAGTAATTCATACTTTTAGACATACCTTTGCTTCACATCTTGCAATCAATGGAGTGCCTATTTTTACAATCAAAGAGCTTATGAATCACGCAAAAATAGAACAGACTATAAGATACGCAAAACTAAGTCCAGAAAATGGAAAAAATGCGGTGCAGGGGCTTTATAGATGA
- the rpsU gene encoding 30S ribosomal protein S21, protein MPGIVLRSDDNFDAAYRRFKKQTDRNLIVTEARARRFHETETEKRKKFKIASRKKMLKRLYMMRRYESRL, encoded by the coding sequence ATGCCTGGTATCGTACTACGCAGTGATGATAATTTTGATGCAGCTTACCGTCGTTTCAAAAAGCAGACTGACCGTAACTTAATCGTTACAGAAGCTCGTGCTCGCCGTTTCCATGAAACAGAAACTGAAAAGCGTAAAAAATTCAAAATTGCTTCTCGTAAGAAAATGCTTAAGCGTCTTTATATGATGAGACGCTACGAGTCAAGACTGTAA